The stretch of DNA atgccattcatcggccgccatcacctcatgtttctgctcgataatgcacggccccatgtcgcaaggatctgatccacgccactacccttttttttaaaggtatctgtgaccaacagatgcatatttgtattgccagtcgtgaaatccatagataaagGCTTTATAATGAATTtacttcaattgactgatttcctgaaaTTAACTGTAGTtcagtaaaatattttaaattgttgcatgatcAGTTTATATAATATGATTACCTACCTTAATACGGAGCAGTGTGTATTAGAACTGGATATGTTGGAGCAGTGATTGTTGAGGCtggagtttttttgttgttgggggATTTGGGGCGATGATGATGCTATGGTTTGGATTGATGTTGCTGTGGTTGATGATGACAAGTGATTTGGAGATGGTGTTTCCATGGTTACCAATGCTGTTTCCGTGGTAGCTGATGATGTTGCCATAAATAATGATGACTTTGCCATTGTTACTGATGATGTTTGCATAGTTGGTGATGATGTTGCCGTGGTTGGGAATGTTGCTGCGGTAGTTGACAATGTTACCATAGTTACGATGATGTTTCCGTAGCTGGTGATGATGTTGCCGTGATGGGCAATGACGTTTCTGCGGTTAGTGATGTCGTCATGGTTACCAATGATGTTGCCATGGTTACCGATGATGTTTCCATAGTTGGTGATGATGTTGCCATGGTGGGCGATGATATTGCTGTGGTTGGTGATGCTGTTGCCACGGTTGCATATGTTGCCATGGTTACCGATAATGTTTCCGTAGTTGGTGATGATGTTGCCGTGAATGACGATGACTTTGCAATGGTTACTGTTTCCGTAGCTGGTGATGATGTTTCCGTGATGGCAGTTGATGTTTCTGTGGTTGCAGATCATGTTGCCATGGTTACCAATGACTTTGCAATGGTTACGAAATATGTTTTTGTAGTtggttaagggtctgaatacttatgcaaatgtattatccgtttttttattttttataaattagaaaaaaattctaaaaacctgtttttgctttgtcattatggagtattgtgtgtagattgatgaggaaaaatagatgtaatacattttataataaggcaaaatgtgcaaaaagtcgaggggtctgaatactttccgaaggcactgtataatgtAGGCCTAATTATGGCCATCAATAATAAACTCCATTAAACAAACATTCATAGCGTACAAtacagagtaccacagtatgagtcataatacccttAAAACCTatcggtcaaacagggaaatggttccaatcatttttccaccattcatttttccccataggggattttagaaacacttaaaataaggtctctgtttcgtgtaggcttaccctggcgtaacATTTTATTAActctgtaaatctctctaggacaagttgacttttatcaatatattcacctgtatttaccccccaaaacgaaacgctaattagctgctaatgtggctatcataaagaacaaCAAATGTCACGATGATCTGGACaagactgccgaatcgaggcaaaggtaaaaatctctggattaactatctaatgttagctaaatgtattaatgaataaattggctacatttccTTACATGgaaaattctgtgaactgtcttgtgcaagttttaaattgacacaatacctgttagcaaaggtgtcagctagagatgacgtgcagggaTGTgtaattttccatgatgtcaactTTGATGCTGATTAGTATTTTCGAATCCGAGAGTAAATAGAGCCCAACATATTGAtgagtcaccttgtccgagagagatttacatggttaataaaatgtcacgccagggtaagacCTTTTTTCTACGCGTTTCTAAATTCCCCTATGGGACagatgaatggtggaaaaacgattggaaccatttccccgATTTTATAGGTGGGTTTTATGGGTATtctgacacctccactgtggggctctataccCTCAGTTTAGGCTAACCACTGTAGATATTCTTCGTACCTGTTGTGTTACATACAGGAAAACCCAAGCAAAGCTATTTATAGAACATTTTGCTATGGATAAAAGAGGCTCTCATCAAGACGATGCAACTGTCTCCTGGATGTTTTGTTTGACTGGAAGGACAGGAGATATCCAGAACTATCAACAAAATTGTGTTTACAAAATATGTCTATGGCAACCCTATGAACTCAAAAACGTTCCTAGTAGGGTTTTGTTTCTCTTGGGATCAAATAACTGTAACACATAAGATTGAAGTTCCGGACGTTCGAGAGTTAGAACGCTTCCACAGATTCTTCTGTCAGATAGCTAGCTGCTAGCTATGTTAATAATTCGcgtaaatgttttgtacacatctGCAACTGCACGGTAAGTTGCGTTTTGTCCGCAGTACAGAGCAGCAGcaacaactaacgttagctagctagcgccagagccatatatttacagttggctagccagctagctatgtTGCTCTCGTGACATGAGTTGGGCTGGTTGGCCGCGctgaattaaaatatatttgtgATTCTTCTTCGCTAGCTACTAGTTAGCTATTATGCTAACATATTATTCTTCTGTTACAGGATGATGTGCATACTAGCTAACCAGGCTGAATTCTGATGCCAATAACTGAAAATGGATAGAGATTTACTGAGGCAGACTTTGTCTCACCATGGACAAAGCCTGTTTACCCATCTCAAATGTGAACAAAGTGAAAATCCAGATTTCAAGGCTATTGAACCTGACTTGTCCAAAGCCAGCTATCAAAGGTCATTTAAATGGTTAACACAGACACTATTGAATCCACATTTATTTATATCCATATGTAGGCTAATTGAGCACCAACACTGTCAACTGCAGATTACCAGACAGGTGTACTGATAATGTTAATACTATCATCTACAGGAAATATGGAGGGGAGGACAATGCCTTAGTGGAGCAGTTCATTGCTAGAAAAGCTGACATCCTGTTTGCGCCATCATGGAAGTCTAGTGCACTTATGGAGGATGTGttagaggaggaaggagaaggtaACGGTTACTGTGAAATTTAGAGGTAAACCAACATATTGTTTTGAGTGTGGACTAACGACTATCCTTTTCCTAGAGCCCTACGCCATCATGCCCCCTCTGGAGCAGTTCATGGAGGTGTCATTTGAGGAACGGAGGAATCTCTTGTACAGGGACATTGAGCGAGGGGACATTGTGATAGGCAGGATCAACTCCATCAGGGACTTTGGCTTCTTTGTAACTTTGATCTGCATGGGAGGTGGACTAGAGCGAGACATAGAGGATCTGGAGCTCACGGTAGGGTTTGTGGCTTCGGCCTGGTGGTCAGTGTGCACTATTGAAGAAATAGGAGTAAGTGGTAGCCTCTTTCTCTGCTTTATTTCTCTCCTCAGGCCCTGTGTCCCCTTAGAGATGTACCTTCTAATGGCAATCATGATGATCCGCTATCATACTATCAGCTTAATGATTTAATAAGAGGTGAATGCACAGTGCACACTAGCTAACTTTGTGTTGTACATTTAAACAACTTATCACAAAACTGCATTGTGAACATAAGTCAACAAACTGAACCATGTACCATGTGCTGTTCTCTAGCTGGAGTGAAGGACATTGACCGATACCATGAGAAGATAACCATTTCACTTCAGCCCTCCTCCCTCGGCCCAAATCTGATGAACCTAAAGCTTGGAGTTTTTAGTAGAGATGATCTGCCACTTCAATACAGGTAAGACAGATATATTCTAGTTGGCAGAAAAATAGTTATGCTAGAACTTAGGCTACATCTTTGCTCATTGTATTGTTTTCATTGTTTTACCCAGTCGCAGTGTGAGGGTTGCAAACGACAACACTGAAACCTATGAGAGGGTTTTAGAGGGTTCTCTTGGCTACTCCAATCCGTCTAATGTGGAATATCTCCTGGGGAAGATTGGGGTCAGTGACACACAGCCTCCCTCACTCATGAGAGGGCTACAGAGGTGAGAAGACAAACTTGTTGTTTTGCTATTCTTCAGAAGACACGTTTTCCATAAATATATCTGTAGCCCCCTTTTATCAGTACTTGACTGTATTTTGGGACTCTCCTTTACAGCAAACATTTCCTTGAGGAGGACTTTGCCACAACTATCCGAAAGAAGCAGTCTGCATCCTGGGCTCTTAAATGGTATGCCTAACATTTTAACTTTTTTTGCATTTTGACATTTGCAGCAGCATGTCACTAAATCTCTGCTAGCTGAATGTTTGCAGAATGAATGAACTGGTCCTGATCTTTCTTTCTTTGTCAATATGTCTGCGCAACAGTGTAAGGGTTGGTGTGGACCACTTCAAATCTGGCCGCCATGTCGAAGCAATGAATGAATATAACAAGGCCTTAGAGATCGACACTAACAATGTGGAAGCCCTTGTGGCACGTGGTGCACTGTGAGTAGCCATCTTATTTTATTGATAATGTGGTCGATCATTAACAATCTAATAGTCAGCACTCCTAGCCTACACTCTGCTAGTTATCTCTGTTGACCACAGGTTTTTGAAACGTAATGTTGTTTAATTGTCATATAAAATGTAGTTGTGGTCCTACAGCTAATATAAATTTGCCATTTGATTTCCCAGGTATGCTAACAAAGGGAGTTTGCTGAAGGCAATAACTGACTTTGAGCTGGCATTGGAAAGCTGCCCAACCCACAGAAATGCAAAGAAATACCTATGCCAGACCCTGGTCGAGCGAGGTGGCCAGTA from Salvelinus fontinalis isolate EN_2023a chromosome 5, ASM2944872v1, whole genome shotgun sequence encodes:
- the LOC129855250 gene encoding tetratricopeptide repeat protein 14-like isoform X2 — encoded protein: MDRDLLRQTLSHHGQSLFTHLKCEQSENPDFKAIEPDLSKASYQRKYGGEDNALVEQFIARKADILFAPSWKSSALMEDVLEEEGEEPYAIMPPLEQFMEVSFEERRNLLYRDIERGDIVIGRINSIRDFGFFVTLICMGGGLERDIEDLELTALCPLRDVPSNGNHDDPLSYYQLNDLIRAGVKDIDRYHEKITISLQPSSLGPNLMNLKLGVFSRDDLPLQYSRSVRVANDNTETYERVLEGSLGYSNPSNVEYLLGKIGVSDTQPPSLMRGLQSKHFLEEDFATTIRKKQSASWALKCVRVGVDHFKSGRHVEAMNEYNKALEIDTNNVEALVARGALYANKGSLLKAITDFELALESCPTHRNAKKYLCQTLVERGGQLEEEEKLVTAEGLYRKALALDDSFQDAKEALKKIELLIQKSLKLREEAAAKEAEKAKNVETSAEKLRKILKEEKRYIHTNPSERMKRKQKRSSSSSSSSSSSSDRSSSGRRKSKKKKRKHRRSSRGKKHQQVSSRDNRSVADDEEEWYPAPPNTSASFLDQKSSVVRPFEGSGRTEEGSQPPSKGRSHSYRSLSSVSDAPDSSRFEDDPFDSSPQRADGSKGKGVRGDKTSDGDVKKREGSRGQEDQSGLQDVPSSLDKVKHRRMSSSSAGSEHSRKSDQYTNDLPSQSHISTYRRSDSGKYGSTERGDKKEQERGTRRSDGGDYRSSTDATRNGKGSSAGGSQKKELPTNLLDLFSQIAQFEREKCVKPKK
- the LOC129855250 gene encoding tetratricopeptide repeat protein 14-like isoform X1; this encodes MDRDLLRQTLSHHGQSLFTHLKCEQSENPDFKAIEPDLSKASYQRKYGGEDNALVEQFIARKADILFAPSWKSSALMEDVLEEEGEEPYAIMPPLEQFMEVSFEERRNLLYRDIERGDIVIGRINSIRDFGFFVTLICMGGGLERDIEDLELTALCPLRDVPSNGNHDDPLSYYQLNDLIRAGVKDIDRYHEKITISLQPSSLGPNLMNLKLGVFSRDDLPLQYSRSVRVANDNTETYERVLEGSLGYSNPSNVEYLLGKIGVSDTQPPSLMRGLQSKHFLEEDFATTIRKKQSASWALKCVRVGVDHFKSGRHVEAMNEYNKALEIDTNNVEALVARGALYANKGSLLKAITDFELALESCPTHRNAKKYLCQTLVERGGQLEEEEKLVTAEGLYRKALALDDSFQDAKEALKKIELLIQKSLKLREEAAAKEAEKAKNVETSAEKLRKILKEEKRMKRKQKRSSSSSSSSSSSSDRSSSGRRKSKKKKRKHRRSSRGKKHQQVSSRDNRSVADDEEEWYPAPPNTSASFLDQKSSVVRPFEGSGRTEEGSQPPSKGRSHSYRSLSSVSDAPDSSRFEDDPFDSSPQRADGSKGKGVRGDKTSDGDVKKREGSRGQEDQSGLQDVPSSLDKVKHRRMSSSSAGSEHSRKSDQYTNDLPSQSHISTYRRSDSGKYGSTERGDKKEQERGTRRSDGGDYRSSTDATRNGKGSSAGGSQKKELPTNLLDLFSQIAQFEREKCVKPKK